In the genome of Paenibacillus pabuli, one region contains:
- the hemW gene encoding radical SAM family heme chaperone HemW gives MTLAAHSRKTGAPQAVYLHIPFCTNKCFYCDFNSYVLKDQPVMQYLEALEREMEHTVKANPPGEIKTIFVGGGTPTALKPDEMAVFLKSVKTYFPNWADDIEFSMEANPGTTDAEKLAVMKEGGVNRVSFGVQAFQNDLLTGIGRIHNTDDVYRSLENARAAGLHNLSIDLMFGLPNQTVEMLNESIDKALELDLPHYSIYSLKVEENTLFHTLYQKNQLPLPHEDDELQMYLLLMKRMKEAGYGQYEISNFAKPGFESRHNITYWRNEDYYGLGAGAHGYVGRERHMNIKGINPYVEASKGGLPRLDHFEISRAEAMEDYLMVGLRMLEGASSSRFIEQFGESMEEVFAKPLGKMLNAGLLEKTPDGFRLSEQGILFGNDVFAEFIGSISLNS, from the coding sequence ATGACATTGGCAGCACACAGCCGGAAAACAGGTGCACCCCAAGCGGTGTATCTTCACATTCCCTTTTGCACAAATAAATGTTTTTACTGCGATTTTAACTCCTATGTATTGAAGGACCAGCCTGTTATGCAGTATCTTGAAGCGCTGGAACGGGAGATGGAGCATACGGTTAAAGCGAATCCGCCGGGAGAAATCAAAACCATATTTGTAGGCGGCGGCACGCCGACTGCACTGAAACCGGATGAAATGGCCGTATTCTTAAAGTCCGTTAAGACCTATTTCCCAAATTGGGCAGATGATATCGAGTTTTCAATGGAAGCTAACCCGGGCACGACCGATGCAGAGAAGCTCGCAGTTATGAAAGAAGGCGGAGTGAACCGCGTCAGCTTTGGCGTACAGGCTTTTCAAAATGATCTACTGACAGGTATTGGCCGGATTCATAATACAGATGATGTATACCGCAGTTTGGAAAATGCGCGAGCAGCCGGTCTTCATAACTTGTCCATAGACCTGATGTTTGGTTTGCCCAACCAGACGGTTGAGATGCTGAACGAAAGTATCGACAAAGCACTGGAACTGGATCTGCCGCATTACTCCATATACAGCCTGAAGGTGGAAGAGAATACCCTTTTCCATACGTTATATCAGAAGAACCAGCTGCCGCTTCCTCATGAAGATGACGAGCTCCAAATGTATCTTCTATTAATGAAGCGTATGAAAGAAGCGGGGTACGGGCAATACGAAATCAGTAACTTTGCCAAACCCGGCTTCGAGAGCCGTCACAATATCACGTATTGGCGTAATGAGGACTACTACGGTCTGGGTGCAGGTGCACATGGATATGTAGGCCGCGAACGCCATATGAATATTAAAGGTATAAACCCATATGTTGAAGCTTCCAAAGGAGGACTGCCGCGTCTCGATCATTTCGAGATCAGCCGTGCCGAGGCAATGGAAGATTATCTGATGGTTGGACTGAGAATGCTGGAGGGTGCTTCATCATCGCGATTCATCGAACAGTTCGGGGAGTCCATGGAAGAAGTGTTTGCGAAGCCTTTGGGCAAAATGTTGAATGCAGGGCTGCTTGAGAAGACGCCAGACGGCTTCCGCTTGAGTGAGCAGGGTATTCTGTTCGGAAATGACGTTTTTGCCGAGTTTATCGGATCCATATCGCTGAATTCGTAG